The following are from one region of the Moritella sp. 24 genome:
- a CDS encoding DUF4011 domain-containing protein codes for MQKDIQAQFQQSSKELLDMGLRGNTLLSFNKSAKTLDIVDEKSTQVFDLLVEKKKAMNFLPIPSDLDDEDADDSTGLTLKALQTHLEESKGDDRHLDASLQTQLTTRQLEQQLIRLNADALTFIQEQGVDLLYLATGFIKWFESDVSDKPRYAPLVLIPVEMTRNAAGESFKINFTDADLGPNLTLAAKLKSEFGITLPTFEVDEAFTLEGYFDEVSKAIKTEPR; via the coding sequence ATGCAAAAAGACATCCAAGCGCAGTTTCAACAAAGCAGTAAAGAATTGCTTGATATGGGACTGCGGGGGAATACCTTACTCAGTTTTAATAAATCAGCGAAAACCTTAGATATTGTCGATGAAAAATCAACGCAAGTATTCGATTTATTAGTTGAGAAAAAGAAGGCAATGAACTTTTTGCCTATCCCGTCAGACTTGGATGACGAAGATGCTGATGACAGCACAGGCTTGACACTAAAAGCACTGCAAACACATTTAGAAGAAAGCAAAGGGGACGATCGTCATCTTGATGCTTCATTACAAACGCAACTAACCACAAGACAGTTAGAGCAACAACTGATTCGTTTAAATGCAGATGCACTGACTTTTATTCAAGAGCAAGGCGTCGACCTGCTTTACCTTGCGACTGGTTTTATCAAATGGTTTGAAAGTGATGTATCAGATAAACCGCGTTATGCACCTTTGGTTCTTATCCCTGTCGAGATGACCCGTAATGCAGCAGGTGAATCATTTAAAATCAACTTTACGGATGCTGACCTCGGCCCAAATCTAACTTTAGCCGCCAAGTTGAAATCTGAATTTGGGATTACATTACCTACATTTGAAGTGGATGAGGCATTTACTTTAGAAGGATATTTTGATGAGGTGAGTAAAGCCATTAAAACAGAACCGAGATGA
- a CDS encoding DUF3320 domain-containing protein — MGFFSFGKFQMYQDLSDEAWPEGKKPHQHGVISKLFGEGFEVDRTELASADMDVNTVEKLHLVLDSDSSQTEAVLAAKAGSNLVIQGPPGTGKSQTITNIISQALADNKKVLFVAEKMAALEVVKRRLDNCHLGDAVLELHSHKANKKSVLSALESSLLQDEPLSPSRHDDIHKLTELRAKLDQYCEAANTSILASEKSYVTALGESLKFERLTMDIEAQPLPLATQWTAREYSQALGKIQELVTHLEAHKAPSHNSFSATSLDDFSPILQKQAKRTLNKAIVDTNKLIAEVQQVTSTLSVSVPVSLADCDAVIAQTIAMIEKPDFGDIDCSKALWLKHCDKLIELIAQGIELDKQKQTLAETFIDAAFDFDWLSVRAALVNYGSKWWRFCSGNYRNAKASFAGMMKQGLQGNAVDWLNQVDALLAYKSASTRFNEQNTVLVTTIGNDWQGSQTEWLHVETAARWLQQCYQQTNTQTDGDVWESYVSTPLPAEFDDALVARLTGLQTDITALLSELAVQLHIDAPLLMSRLQLTSIDKMIAGDAHAWAVDLDNVYALTRFNRLKAECQTLELAEWVLNAADWQHEPVLLKQQFELSYYRELINYAYGNIDEIRYFDRVAHEKVIEEYKKVDSQLFTFSQEALVRRLFENQPDATAKGEVEILRREFNKKRRQLPLRRLLIQAGRAVQQIKPVFMMSPMSIATYLQPGVVEFDLVVFDEASQVKVADALGAILRAKQVIVVGDTKQMPPTDFFGKQLEMDDEEAENSVTADMESILGMFLSAGTPERMLKWHYRSRHESLIAVSNQEFYNNQLLIFPSPGINPMAKGLSFNHDADSSYDKGNSRTNLGEEQSVAKAVMLHAETKPSMTLGVVAFSTAQSNAILFEVERLRKEQPELEHFFANREDGEHFFVKNLENVQGDERDTIFISIGYGRTAEGRLGLNFGPLNRDGGERRLNVLISRARMAMEVFANFTATDMGTSDASPFGVRALKHFLQYAETGVLVKQEETGKAPDSPFEEEVIYAIQQLGYKVEPQVGCAGFYIDIAVRDPNNPGRYMLAVECDGATYHSSRTARDRDRIRQNVLEGLGWRFHRIWSTDWFRNAHKETQRLDDSIKASIAFYQALDVQPKDTAVVVNHNHVVEKAAIERVTVERTNHQVNYTCCALAELYLTVNHTIPEVSTSVLAQDIAKIVSVESPIHIKQVGQRLLSAVGSTRSGAKINRSIVAATQLLVGKGDVILDGDYLLSAAHCTKINSTVINSTVINSTAINSSQIANDLRTFTVRHRGELPNSERKLDLIHDDEIKAAIRTVVEGAYSILTQDTMASAIDLLGFGNLSAQMKQRLTQLVDEMVQDNILNSRGDVLSLETA; from the coding sequence ATGGGGTTCTTCTCATTCGGTAAATTCCAGATGTATCAAGACTTGTCTGATGAAGCATGGCCAGAAGGAAAAAAACCGCACCAACACGGGGTAATATCAAAACTGTTCGGTGAGGGTTTTGAAGTTGACCGTACTGAACTTGCTAGTGCAGATATGGATGTAAACACCGTCGAGAAGTTACATCTGGTTTTGGATTCGGATTCAAGCCAAACAGAAGCGGTACTCGCAGCGAAAGCGGGAAGTAACTTGGTGATACAAGGACCTCCGGGAACAGGTAAATCACAAACTATTACGAACATCATCTCGCAAGCGTTGGCTGATAACAAAAAAGTATTGTTTGTTGCCGAGAAGATGGCTGCGTTAGAGGTGGTAAAACGTCGATTAGATAATTGTCATTTGGGTGATGCAGTGCTGGAACTACACAGCCATAAAGCCAATAAGAAATCAGTGTTATCAGCATTAGAATCAAGCTTATTACAAGACGAGCCATTAAGCCCTTCGCGTCACGACGATATTCACAAATTAACGGAACTGCGTGCCAAGCTAGACCAATATTGCGAAGCCGCGAATACCTCTATTCTTGCCAGTGAAAAATCATATGTCACAGCATTAGGCGAGTCATTAAAGTTTGAACGTTTGACGATGGATATTGAGGCTCAGCCTTTACCATTAGCGACACAATGGACTGCACGTGAATACAGTCAGGCACTAGGTAAGATCCAAGAGCTAGTCACGCATTTAGAAGCGCATAAGGCACCGAGTCATAACAGCTTCAGTGCGACTAGCCTTGATGATTTTTCACCTATATTACAAAAACAAGCAAAGCGTACTTTAAATAAAGCGATTGTTGATACCAACAAATTAATAGCGGAAGTACAGCAGGTTACTTCGACGTTATCTGTTTCTGTTCCCGTATCGTTGGCTGATTGCGATGCCGTTATCGCACAAACTATTGCAATGATTGAAAAACCAGATTTTGGTGATATCGATTGCAGTAAAGCCTTATGGTTAAAGCATTGCGATAAATTAATCGAGCTTATTGCACAAGGTATTGAGTTAGATAAGCAAAAACAAACGTTGGCTGAGACCTTTATTGATGCAGCGTTCGACTTTGATTGGTTATCTGTTCGTGCTGCACTGGTTAATTACGGCAGTAAATGGTGGCGATTCTGTTCAGGCAATTACCGTAATGCAAAAGCAAGTTTTGCTGGCATGATGAAACAGGGCTTACAAGGTAATGCGGTTGATTGGCTGAATCAAGTTGATGCTTTACTGGCGTATAAAAGTGCATCTACACGTTTTAATGAACAAAACACCGTGTTAGTGACCACTATCGGTAACGATTGGCAAGGCAGCCAAACAGAATGGCTACATGTCGAAACCGCAGCAAGGTGGTTGCAGCAATGTTATCAACAAACCAATACACAAACTGATGGTGATGTATGGGAGTCGTACGTCTCAACGCCATTACCCGCAGAATTTGACGACGCACTTGTAGCGCGTTTGACGGGATTGCAAACGGATATAACAGCACTCCTGAGTGAGTTAGCGGTGCAATTGCACATTGATGCGCCATTACTGATGTCTCGTTTACAGTTAACATCGATTGATAAGATGATTGCAGGTGACGCTCATGCGTGGGCTGTTGATTTAGATAACGTCTATGCGTTGACGCGTTTCAATCGTTTAAAAGCCGAATGTCAGACTCTTGAATTGGCTGAGTGGGTATTAAACGCAGCAGATTGGCAGCATGAACCAGTGCTACTCAAGCAGCAATTCGAACTGAGTTATTACCGTGAATTAATCAATTATGCTTACGGTAATATTGACGAGATCCGTTATTTCGATCGTGTTGCTCATGAAAAGGTGATTGAAGAATACAAAAAGGTGGATAGTCAGTTGTTCACTTTTTCACAAGAAGCGTTGGTCCGTCGTCTATTTGAAAATCAGCCTGATGCAACCGCAAAAGGTGAAGTGGAAATACTGCGTCGTGAATTTAATAAGAAGCGTCGCCAACTGCCGTTACGTCGTTTGCTTATCCAAGCGGGCAGAGCAGTACAACAGATTAAACCTGTGTTTATGATGAGCCCAATGTCTATTGCGACTTACTTACAGCCAGGTGTTGTAGAGTTTGATTTAGTGGTGTTTGATGAAGCATCACAAGTCAAAGTTGCAGATGCACTTGGTGCCATATTACGAGCAAAACAAGTGATTGTTGTGGGTGATACTAAACAGATGCCACCGACAGACTTCTTTGGTAAACAACTCGAGATGGATGACGAAGAGGCTGAAAACAGTGTAACAGCTGATATGGAAAGTATCTTGGGCATGTTTTTATCGGCAGGTACTCCCGAACGTATGTTGAAATGGCACTATCGTAGTCGCCACGAGTCATTGATTGCGGTATCGAATCAAGAATTTTATAACAATCAGTTATTGATTTTTCCATCGCCGGGCATTAACCCAATGGCGAAAGGTTTATCGTTTAATCATGATGCTGACAGCAGTTACGATAAGGGTAATTCGCGTACTAACTTAGGTGAGGAACAGTCAGTAGCAAAAGCCGTCATGTTACATGCTGAAACGAAGCCGAGTATGACCTTAGGTGTTGTGGCCTTTAGTACCGCGCAAAGCAATGCGATCTTATTTGAAGTTGAGCGCTTACGTAAGGAGCAACCAGAGTTAGAGCACTTCTTTGCTAACCGTGAAGATGGTGAGCACTTTTTCGTGAAAAACTTGGAAAATGTGCAGGGTGATGAGCGTGACACTATTTTCATTAGTATTGGTTATGGGCGTACAGCAGAAGGGCGCTTAGGCTTAAACTTCGGTCCACTCAACCGTGATGGTGGTGAACGTCGCTTAAACGTATTGATATCACGTGCACGCATGGCCATGGAAGTATTTGCTAACTTTACTGCAACCGATATGGGAACCAGTGATGCGTCACCATTTGGTGTGCGAGCCCTAAAACACTTCTTACAATATGCTGAAACAGGCGTGTTAGTGAAACAGGAAGAAACCGGCAAAGCGCCAGACTCGCCATTCGAAGAAGAAGTTATCTACGCGATACAGCAATTGGGTTACAAGGTAGAGCCGCAAGTTGGCTGTGCAGGCTTTTATATTGATATAGCAGTGCGAGACCCAAATAATCCGGGACGTTATATGCTCGCTGTTGAATGTGATGGTGCGACGTATCATAGTTCTCGAACTGCTCGTGATCGTGATCGTATTCGCCAAAATGTTTTAGAGGGATTAGGTTGGCGTTTCCATCGTATCTGGAGTACTGATTGGTTTCGTAATGCGCATAAAGAAACACAACGATTAGATGACAGCATTAAAGCATCCATTGCCTTTTATCAGGCGCTAGATGTACAACCTAAAGATACGGCTGTTGTCGTTAATCACAATCATGTCGTTGAGAAAGCAGCGATTGAGCGTGTAACTGTTGAGCGCACTAATCATCAGGTTAATTATACCTGTTGTGCATTAGCTGAACTTTATTTAACGGTGAATCATACCATTCCTGAAGTATCTACCAGCGTTCTTGCGCAAGACATTGCTAAGATTGTGAGTGTAGAGTCACCTATTCATATTAAGCAAGTGGGTCAGCGATTACTATCAGCAGTTGGTTCAACGCGTTCGGGGGCTAAAATTAACCGCTCTATCGTAGCGGCGACACAATTATTGGTGGGCAAAGGTGACGTAATCTTAGATGGTGATTACCTTTTATCTGCAGCACACTGCACGAAAATAAACAGTACGGTAATAAACAGTACGGTAATAAACAGTACGGCAATAAATAGCTCTCAAATTGCAAACGACCTACGCACATTTACTGTTCGTCACCGTGGTGAATTACCGAACAGTGAGCGTAAACTAGACCTGATCCATGATGATGAGATAAAAGCAGCTATTCGTACTGTTGTTGAAGGCGCTTACTCGATATTAACACAAGACACGATGGCGTCAGCAATCGACTTACTCGGCTTTGGTAATTTAAGTGCGCAAATGAAACAACGCTTAACCCAGCTGGTGGATGAAATGGTACAGGACAATATACTTAACTCTCGCGGTGATGTATTAAGTTTAGAAACAGCGTAA
- a CDS encoding DUF726 domain-containing protein: MKSLFDGAFSAGKDVKQNQVVEQAKGFLTQNNDVEFIARESSSITLVTVREGLLPSVLIINGFLSQDGEEVLDWLSVVDKVYPNNKVIHVRWNAGYFTDIVRDDGIATRDDSAADKLLEAAKLAINMTPEGVAALVGELVTDKLVGHWKKSFNETLHAGHDLAKIIQHDPCLHGSIVMGYSLGAKVACQTLNHLDANQISTCYLLAGAVSAKAEQWSSILNKHTELQLINCYSDNDDILKSADGAGMLFDHAPAGLACIENQHSEQVMNLDVSTFTFGHMNFKNEKLGSALANIKNKTMLCL; encoded by the coding sequence GTGAAAAGTTTATTTGATGGTGCATTTAGTGCAGGCAAGGACGTAAAACAAAATCAAGTGGTTGAACAAGCTAAAGGTTTTTTGACTCAAAATAATGACGTAGAATTTATTGCAAGAGAATCATCATCTATTACATTAGTAACAGTGAGGGAAGGGCTGTTACCAAGTGTACTTATTATTAATGGTTTTTTATCGCAAGACGGTGAAGAAGTATTAGATTGGCTGAGTGTTGTTGATAAAGTATATCCAAACAATAAAGTGATTCATGTGCGTTGGAATGCAGGGTATTTTACCGACATAGTACGAGACGATGGCATTGCGACACGTGATGATAGTGCCGCAGATAAACTGCTTGAAGCTGCAAAGTTAGCCATAAATATGACACCTGAAGGTGTCGCAGCCTTGGTGGGGGAGCTCGTGACAGACAAGCTCGTCGGGCATTGGAAAAAATCGTTTAATGAAACACTTCACGCAGGGCATGATTTAGCAAAAATAATACAGCATGATCCGTGCTTACATGGCTCAATTGTCATGGGTTATTCATTAGGCGCAAAGGTTGCTTGTCAGACATTGAATCACCTCGACGCGAATCAAATTTCCACTTGCTACCTACTGGCTGGCGCTGTGTCTGCAAAGGCTGAACAATGGTCGTCTATTTTAAATAAACATACAGAACTACAGCTCATTAACTGCTATAGCGATAACGATGACATATTAAAAAGTGCGGATGGTGCTGGGATGTTATTTGATCATGCGCCCGCAGGTCTTGCATGCATCGAAAATCAGCATAGTGAGCAAGTGATGAACTTAGATGTATCAACATTTACATTCGGGCATATGAATTTTAAAAATGAAAAACTAGGCAGCGCATTGGCTAACATTAAAAATAAAACAATGCTGTGTCTATAA
- a CDS encoding glycoside hydrolase family 108 protein produces the protein MADFKLGFEKMLSNEGGYKLHHVAGDRGGLTFAGISANAHPQWPGWRLLKNHGVDGQQNPQVTELVYQFYRSHFWDKINGDMIASQKIAESVFDFSVNTGLYTAIKLAQDVVDAKSDGIVGPNTLSKLNHCNESFFVSHYALAKITRYAKIVSNNETQNKFLLGWINRTLQSLA, from the coding sequence ATGGCTGATTTTAAACTTGGGTTTGAAAAAATGTTAAGTAATGAAGGGGGTTACAAGCTACATCATGTAGCGGGTGATCGTGGGGGGTTAACGTTTGCTGGTATTTCTGCTAATGCACATCCTCAATGGCCGGGTTGGCGATTATTAAAAAATCACGGGGTTGATGGACAACAAAACCCACAGGTTACGGAGTTAGTTTACCAATTTTATCGTAGTCACTTCTGGGATAAAATAAATGGCGACATGATCGCGAGTCAAAAAATAGCAGAAAGCGTATTCGATTTTTCTGTTAATACGGGCCTTTATACTGCGATAAAGCTTGCGCAGGATGTCGTTGATGCCAAGTCTGATGGCATTGTTGGACCAAATACGTTATCTAAACTGAATCATTGTAATGAATCCTTCTTTGTTTCTCATTATGCGTTAGCTAAAATTACACGCTATGCAAAAATTGTAAGCAATAATGAAACTCAGAATAAATTTTTACTCGGTTGGATTAATAGAACACTACAGAGCTTAGCGTAA
- a CDS encoding cytochrome c peroxidase produces MKISTLKSIKCQLVVITSCALLVACGSDNNGSSNNNSSSTPLQLAPRIQLTQGQTTTKQYALTSTQTLQLIQPGLYGKASVQGNTFTYQANADAQGSDHVKIAVVSNNKVETVNWLIRINKPTPRFTTLSLKDKTKSKEWQCIADSNIHQGVVWASPLQPTMQTYAWGDWQPTLPDFQAQCQFTDRDGNSQACTTDTLVDYANQQNWCGRNDWRLPSSYEIEGLVSEQDYALDTNQAAVDPYFFSATGFETYWLADDDNQQSHADNIAPTRDFASGRHTAVVQNKRKPKSVMLVSGVKRDTTLPSEQKEPKAEKDSFIRLDNSGLPLPKSQQSDDYADAPWRCLDDMRGLVRDNLYLRDKQFSNVYWLTPNPQDMTNTNQQLSIQTGVPSVLADINQAQLCGRHDWRLPTADELAMLLYKGEQDSDYSLLYETSLNQPESGDYWVKTTSGYGLYSLPSTVDLQPKSTTDIDTGRILLIATTFENRATEDPRSVNNHGQPNFNRLRQAYASNSDYWPQPFVDDLSSYQELGVMPKPDFPNDNPYSELKVTLGEKLFFDPFLSQAGDVACSSCHDPKLGWGDGQEVSIGHDRQRGKRNAPTIVNSAFLPVLFWDSRAATLEQQALMPIQDPLEMAESLPRLLSRLNSHSEYPALFKQAFPENTDITELQLGMALATFQRTIISNPSRFDTFVTQADNSGDTTALSDKELWGLDIFRRNGRCVNCHMGAEFTDHKMQNVGLTYYQGFYEDLGLYNVDNNPSSVGKFKTPSLRDVMNNHPWFHNGLLDTMEGVISMYSAGMADNAPFGWNKYDPTYPVLSEQIRPLNLTIAEAEALQDFLATITAPTRQNPATKIELGIH; encoded by the coding sequence ATGAAAATCAGTACATTAAAAAGCATAAAGTGTCAGCTAGTGGTTATCACTAGCTGTGCGCTATTGGTTGCATGTGGCAGTGATAACAATGGATCGAGCAACAACAATAGCAGCAGTACCCCGCTACAACTTGCCCCTCGAATACAGTTAACACAAGGGCAGACGACAACAAAACAGTATGCCTTAACGTCAACGCAAACGTTACAGCTTATTCAACCTGGCCTATACGGTAAGGCCAGTGTACAAGGCAATACCTTTACTTATCAGGCAAACGCAGATGCGCAAGGGTCAGACCATGTCAAAATAGCCGTGGTATCAAATAATAAAGTTGAAACCGTTAATTGGCTCATTAGAATCAATAAGCCAACACCGCGTTTTACGACATTATCACTGAAAGACAAGACTAAAAGTAAAGAATGGCAGTGCATCGCCGACAGTAACATTCACCAAGGTGTCGTGTGGGCAAGTCCATTACAACCGACAATGCAAACCTATGCATGGGGTGATTGGCAGCCGACCTTGCCAGATTTCCAAGCACAATGCCAATTCACTGATCGTGATGGAAACAGCCAAGCATGCACGACAGATACACTGGTTGATTATGCGAATCAGCAAAATTGGTGCGGCCGCAATGATTGGCGTTTACCATCAAGCTACGAAATAGAAGGACTAGTCAGTGAACAAGATTATGCGTTAGATACTAACCAAGCTGCGGTTGACCCTTATTTTTTTAGTGCGACAGGCTTTGAAACTTACTGGTTAGCGGATGATGATAATCAACAATCACATGCCGACAATATTGCGCCTACGCGAGATTTTGCAAGCGGTCGCCATACTGCAGTAGTACAAAACAAGCGTAAACCTAAATCTGTCATGCTCGTGAGTGGTGTCAAACGTGATACGACACTGCCATCAGAGCAGAAAGAACCAAAAGCAGAGAAAGATAGCTTTATACGCTTAGATAATAGTGGCTTGCCATTACCTAAATCGCAACAATCTGATGACTACGCTGATGCTCCTTGGCGTTGCTTAGATGATATGCGTGGGTTAGTACGTGATAATCTCTATTTACGTGACAAGCAATTTTCAAATGTATATTGGCTAACACCAAACCCACAAGATATGACGAACACCAATCAGCAGCTATCAATACAGACAGGTGTGCCAAGTGTGCTTGCTGATATCAACCAAGCGCAACTTTGTGGCCGTCATGACTGGCGACTACCAACAGCCGATGAACTCGCAATGTTGCTCTATAAAGGCGAGCAAGATTCTGATTATAGCTTGCTATATGAAACATCGCTCAATCAACCTGAAAGTGGAGATTACTGGGTAAAAACAACGTCTGGTTATGGTTTGTATAGCTTACCTTCCACAGTGGATTTGCAACCAAAATCAACCACCGATATTGATACTGGGCGTATTTTGTTGATTGCCACTACGTTTGAAAACAGAGCGACAGAAGACCCTCGTTCGGTCAACAACCATGGTCAACCCAACTTCAACCGTTTAAGACAAGCTTACGCAAGCAATAGTGATTATTGGCCACAACCTTTTGTTGATGATCTATCAAGTTACCAAGAGCTAGGTGTTATGCCGAAGCCAGATTTTCCTAACGATAATCCTTATAGTGAATTAAAGGTAACGTTAGGCGAAAAGCTATTTTTTGACCCCTTCTTATCCCAAGCTGGTGATGTAGCATGCTCAAGTTGTCACGACCCTAAATTAGGCTGGGGTGATGGACAAGAAGTTTCTATTGGTCATGATCGTCAACGTGGTAAACGTAATGCGCCGACTATTGTAAATAGCGCGTTTTTGCCTGTTTTATTTTGGGACAGTCGTGCTGCGACATTAGAGCAGCAAGCATTAATGCCAATTCAAGACCCTCTAGAAATGGCAGAAAGCTTGCCGCGTTTACTTTCGCGACTTAATTCGCATTCAGAATACCCTGCATTGTTCAAACAAGCATTTCCCGAAAACACGGACATAACAGAACTGCAATTAGGGATGGCACTGGCGACCTTCCAACGTACCATTATTAGTAACCCAAGTCGTTTTGATACCTTTGTTACTCAGGCTGATAATTCTGGTGATACCACAGCATTGTCTGATAAAGAGTTATGGGGGTTAGATATCTTCCGTCGTAATGGCCGTTGCGTTAATTGTCATATGGGTGCTGAATTTACAGACCATAAAATGCAAAACGTCGGGCTGACTTATTACCAAGGATTTTATGAAGATTTGGGATTGTATAATGTCGATAACAACCCAAGTAGTGTGGGTAAATTCAAAACGCCGTCATTACGTGATGTGATGAACAACCATCCGTGGTTCCACAACGGCTTACTGGATACGATGGAAGGCGTTATTTCCATGTACTCTGCAGGCATGGCAGATAACGCACCTTTTGGTTGGAATAAATATGATCCGACTTATCCGGTATTATCTGAACAGATTCGCCCCTTAAATCTAACCATAGCCGAAGCGGAAGCGCTGCAAGATTTTCTTGCTACGATCACAGCGCCAACTCGCCAAAACCCTGCAACTAAAATTGAATTAGGAATTCACTAA
- a CDS encoding DUF1566 domain-containing protein, giving the protein MKKTTLSIACISLLLTACNGSSSNTTQTTKPVPKPTTTIAHITAADITAVSATEVTFTAPGVTATNMNTVSKITTNFGSAQLDMATGHIVFKPYADLTSSPLSAEIIAAQLNYKFEISYQVDNSIYKLDGSVLPLYNDKSNTPVIRFSKVSLDGTVLSPEDQARPANTSDWSCVTDNSSELMWQAPQANGPYAFDATYYWGDRVINNRDYDESSCTLDGNCNTDNLVAEANKQQLCGRSDWRLATRTEWQTLLDKKLFDEDSKQSPINNFYFPYVDSNYDEAYWTNSFTIYPNGHDTNPADNDWKGSNALVGDAHVMWMGEDFDFANMPPRSTNEPHFTMLVNGTVIPDKKDNDVPPLTTTLSPQDVAKDIDENSTWTSRFVKHGSLGQVLATQEATTWGCTSDQAYKSALPNTQILWQRINKNAPLKTYAEAVKYVDQVNQIASCGQTNWRLPTENELKSLLVNTPAWGYPSLRASYVTSVLDDTTVDYDSYYWTSTADTYKPKTKQVAVAFQDSFSESSGLANTEAHRVRLISTTRLQK; this is encoded by the coding sequence ATGAAAAAAACAACATTATCTATAGCTTGCATCAGCCTACTGCTCACAGCTTGTAACGGTTCTAGCTCAAATACAACACAAACAACTAAACCGGTACCTAAGCCAACGACAACAATCGCACACATTACAGCTGCGGATATAACAGCCGTATCAGCGACAGAGGTTACTTTTACAGCGCCAGGTGTTACCGCTACCAATATGAATACGGTCTCTAAGATCACCACTAATTTCGGTAGTGCACAGCTTGATATGGCTACAGGACATATTGTTTTCAAACCCTATGCTGACTTAACGTCAAGCCCGTTAAGTGCTGAAATCATTGCCGCTCAACTTAATTATAAATTTGAAATTAGTTATCAAGTAGATAACAGTATTTATAAGCTTGATGGTTCCGTATTACCGTTATATAACGATAAATCGAATACTCCTGTCATACGTTTCAGTAAAGTAAGCTTAGATGGCACCGTGTTATCGCCAGAAGATCAGGCTCGACCAGCCAATACCAGTGACTGGAGTTGCGTCACCGATAATAGCAGTGAACTCATGTGGCAAGCACCGCAAGCAAATGGCCCATATGCATTTGATGCAACTTATTACTGGGGCGATCGCGTCATTAATAACCGAGACTATGACGAATCAAGCTGCACACTTGATGGTAACTGTAATACCGATAACCTCGTCGCCGAAGCAAACAAGCAACAACTTTGCGGCCGTTCAGATTGGCGCTTAGCAACACGCACAGAATGGCAGACGCTGCTCGATAAAAAGTTATTTGATGAAGACAGCAAACAGTCTCCAATCAACAATTTCTACTTCCCTTATGTTGACTCTAATTACGATGAAGCATATTGGACTAATTCATTCACCATTTATCCAAATGGCCATGATACAAATCCTGCAGATAATGATTGGAAAGGTTCAAACGCGCTTGTAGGTGATGCTCATGTGATGTGGATGGGTGAAGATTTTGACTTTGCAAATATGCCGCCACGTTCAACAAACGAACCCCATTTTACAATGTTAGTGAACGGCACTGTTATTCCAGATAAAAAAGACAATGACGTACCGCCTTTAACGACGACATTATCACCACAAGATGTAGCAAAAGATATTGACGAAAATAGCACTTGGACATCTCGCTTTGTAAAGCATGGTTCACTTGGCCAAGTACTCGCGACACAAGAAGCGACAACATGGGGTTGTACATCAGATCAAGCATATAAATCAGCGTTACCAAACACGCAGATTTTATGGCAACGCATTAATAAAAATGCTCCGCTGAAAACCTATGCTGAAGCGGTTAAATACGTAGATCAAGTTAACCAAATTGCCTCTTGTGGACAAACAAACTGGCGCTTACCAACAGAAAATGAGTTAAAAAGCCTACTTGTAAATACACCTGCATGGGGTTATCCAAGTTTACGTGCAAGCTATGTGACCAGTGTACTTGATGATACAACCGTTGATTACGACAGCTATTACTGGACCTCGACAGCTGACACATACAAACCAAAAACAAAACAAGTCGCCGTGGCATTTCAAGATTCGTTCTCTGAAAGCAGCGGTTTAGCAAACACAGAAGCGCATCGCGTACGCCTAATCTCAACAACGAGATTACAAAAATAA